Below is a window of Myxococcales bacterium DNA.
TGGCGTTCGTCCCCACCGACTTGTTGGTCAGGCACCACCGGTCGTGGTTGCCGCGCAAGGTCGGAATCAACCGCGCGGCGAGCAGGGCCAGGGTCTCGTCGGGGAAAATTCCATAGTCCAAGACGTCCCCCAAGCAGACGATCTCGCGCACGTCCATGGCGTCGAGCAGGCGCAGGGCATCGCGAAGCGCGTGGAGGTCGCCGTGGACGTCGCTGAGGAAGGCGGTGATCGTGGGCATGAAGAGGGCCTCCTACCTATAGGGGGGTTCAGCCCACCCGCTGGGCCACGCGGGCCCTCACCTGGCCCTCGACGCCTTCCATTCGATCTCCGCGAGCCGCCGCCCGAACACGTCGGCCGCATACGGCCCGAGATGCTGCCGGAGGATGTCCTCGGTGGTCTTTCTGTCGATCGCTCGGACCAGTGTCTCAAGCGCCACATCGTCGCGGTCCCACATCGCGATGGCGGTGAGGTACTCGGGGAGAAGGACGAGCATTCGCACATCCGGCCCCTCCCGGCCCACCGTCTCAAGCGTCACAGCCTCATCAAGCGCCTCAGCATAGAGCGCATCGATCTCCTGGGCGTAGTCCCCGGTCGCGACGAATCGTTGAAAAGTCACGCCGTTCGGCGCGGCTTCGGGGACCGCACCGTCGGCGAGCACCTCGATCCGATCGGCGAGCTGGTCAGCGCCCCACAGCTGGCGAGCGAACACTCCAGCCAGCGCCACGCGCACGTGACTGAGTTCTGTCACCTCGGCCAGGTGCGCGACAGCGTTGTCAAGCTCGTTGAGTCTCACTGCCCCAAGTCGAACTTCACTTCGTTGTTTCCGTTGCCCACGATGAGTGGGTTGAAGATGAACGTGAGCCCCACCGAGGTTGCCGGGAGCTCGAACGTGATCCACCCCTTCGCTGTCTCTCCCGGGGCGAGCTTCACGGACTTGAGCTCGGGCTCGCAGCCGCCGAACGTTGATGTGTAGGCGTATCCAGTCGAGTCCGTGAGCTTCGCGTAGAATGGGTTCACGTTGACGGAAGTGTTCGTGGTTGCAACGATCTGGACCTCGACGCCGAGCTTGACCTTCCCAGCGGGCGGCATGAAGTAGTACGGAATCGGGCAGGCGCCGCTGTCCTCGGCCGCTTCGGCCATGCCGGTGATTGAGAGATCATAGTCGGCCGCGTGCGCCGTCTCGTTCAGCTTGTGGATGGGCGTGCTGGCGTCCTGCGCAACGGTCCCACCGGCGCCAGCGAGACCGCTATCGGCTACGCCTCCGCCCCCACCCGTGCCAGTTGCTGAACCGACTCCCGCGGCGCCGCCCGCGCTGTTGTTAACGCTCTCGCTCGTGCAACTGAAGCAACCGAGCACGGCGACAAGGGCGATCGAGACCTTCATTGTTTCCGGCCTCCTCCGACCTATGGACTTCTCACATGTTACGTAGCGCCGTCTATCAATTTCCGGCTTGTTCAAGGAGATGGGTCGGGATGTCAGCCTATCTCTCGCGTTTCGGCGGTCGCAGCGCTTCA
It encodes the following:
- a CDS encoding DUF4352 domain-containing protein, producing the protein MKVSIALVAVLGCFSCTSESVNNSAGGAAGVGSATGTGGGGGVADSGLAGAGGTVAQDASTPIHKLNETAHAADYDLSITGMAEAAEDSGACPIPYYFMPPAGKVKLGVEVQIVATTNTSVNVNPFYAKLTDSTGYAYTSTFGGCEPELKSVKLAPGETAKGWITFELPATSVGLTFIFNPLIVGNGNNEVKFDLGQ